gtagccatgttagtctgtattcacaaaaatgacaaagagtccggtggcaccttaaagactaacagatgtattaggtttcagagtagcagctgtgttagtctgtatctgcaaaaagaaaaggaggacttgtcgcacattagagactaataaattattagtctcaaaggtgccacaagtcctccttttctttttgcagatttatTAGGGTAAGCTTATCccttaataaatctgttagtttttaaggtgccaccggactcctggtTTCTAACAGGAGATGTTATCTTCTGTCCAACAAAAGAGACCCATCAACACCCGCAAACCACCGTGGAACATCAGAGCACAACAGACTTCATTGACggctccctcccgcccccggAAGAGGAGATGTGCAAGTGATTTGCTCCCAACAGCTCCACTTGCAACTAGAAGCAGaataatcattaaaaataaatcaataaaaaacccctaaaaaggaagaactgtcttttcttctgcttggactctgaggggcaaagattaGGAAGCAtaagatccccagtgcttggccTGGTTTAGCCCTGAAAGATACATGCAGCTTGCTTATTACAGATGCTTCTTGTACCTTTTGAAACCTGATTAACTCATCTGGGTGTGTGTTTACCAGATGTAATCTTGTAAagaactctcatttcttttttcctagttCATAAATCTTTAGATACTTTCTTATAGGATTAACTACAAGTGTCTTCAGTGTGAGATcgaaggtgcaattgacctgggctaAGCCACTGGACTTTTAGGACTAAGAGAAATATTAAGATTGCTGAGCTCTTCGGTGTAAGaaaccatctatcacaaaggtaacCTTAcatgggtggcaagatagataaAGTACCCGAGGagactgtctgtgattccatgttaaggctgttgtaATGGCCATGGAGTTTACACTTGCAAATTGGTCGGTGAAATCTAAGACTAGAACTCACAGctaatttggggtttgtgccctggttgtTAACAGGCTGCCCTTGGGTTGGTATTTACACTTTTCAGCCATTCCCAGACATCTTGACATATCGGTCTGCCTAGGTCTCCAATGTAAATGGAACAGGGTAGGCCAGAGACAATGGGAATTATATTTGCATTTGAAGTCAACTGGAAAAGCCCATTAACAACAGGGTGAGAAAACCAGCTAGACAGCAAGGCATCCACACACCCGCAGGGCAGAGGAACTCTGGAGGtacaagaatacatttcaaaggtatACGGGACTataagaagaaggggaaaagacattttgtgCTTCATCACTGAGGGGGACAAAGAGGTCCATGAACAGCGGATCCCCAGCCATGTAGGTTGGTACCACTGAGGAGGTGCCTTTAAGTGAGAAACagtctcagggcaggtctacgctCCGGGGAAAAGTCAAGCCTAGCTACGCAAATTGAGTTATGTTAGAAGCGTGACTCAAGTTGAAAGTAGTTTAGATCTGCTTACCATGTGGTCCACACCAGTCTGGGTCGAAGGGAGAAACTCCCCCgtcaactccccttactcttctcgttctGATGGAGTACCAGGAGTCTACGGGAGTGCGTTTGGCGTGGATCAATCGCTGCAGCGTTGACCCACCTAGTAGTGGAGATAAGCCCTCAGATAAGGATTGCAGCCTGTTGAGTTTTAGTCAGGAGAAAATGCAttgtactttttctttcatttggaaccattttctgtttctattatctTTGCTTAAACCTCTGCTCATTTTTAGTAAAGGTATTCTTGGTTTGACTCTCAGTTCATCTCAGTGTAATATATTAAAGCGTGAATCCTCAGCTGATCTAGCAGGCTGGGGTGTATACTATCTCTCTGAAGACAGGGGACTCAGTCATTTCGGTGACAGCCCAGGGATAGGGGCTGGATACTGCCGGGGAACACGTTTCAAGGAGCTTTCAGGATTGGAGTGCAACTGAGGTGACCTGTGATTCAAAGTAAAGGCTGGCTGAGCTTTGGAGGAGAATGGTTGGAGGGCGGGGATGGAGGAGGGTCAACAAGCTGGCTAGTCCGAGAGCTGACAAAAATAATTTAGCCCCTGCAAGTCGCTTGCTCACTGATAcatgggagagacagggtgacTCACAATCCTGAATTCCCCCAGAAAGCGTCACAACCTTCTTGAACCTTTCTGGGGCTGCCAGACATTGTTGGaacacaataaaagaaaaaaaaacaatccaaatAAAGCTCAGTGATAACCTGCATGATGAGGAATGAGATTGCAGTGGAGCGGGAACTGAGTTCTCCTGCTTCCACCTCCCAATCAGTAACACAGTATGGAGTAAACAGGCTCaagagaaagtgagcaatttGTGCATCACTTTCCAGTGGGCATCTTTcacctccttgttcctcaggctgtagatcaaGGGGTTCAGCATGGGGATCACCGCCGTGTAGAACACAGAGGCTATTTTGTCAGTGTCCAGGGAGTAACTGGTGGAGGGTCGGAAATACATGAAGAGGAGGGAGCCATGGAACATGGCCACGGCCGTCAGGTGGgaggtgcaggtggagaaggctttgcgcCTGCCCTCGGCGGAGCGGATCCGCAGGATGGTGATGATGATATATGCGTAGGAGAGGAGAATGATCACAATGCTGCTCACGACCAAGCAGCCAGTCGAGACAAACATCACAATCTCATTGACGCGTGTGTCGGAACAGGAGAGCGACAATACCGGAGGAACATCACAGAGGAAATGATTGATGGCATTGGAGCTGCAGAATGATAAACGAAAAGTAAAAACGGTGTGTACCATTGAGTCCAGCAAGCCCACGGCAtacaccccagccaccagctgaTGACAGAGCCATCGGGACATGGTGACTGTATAGAGCAGCgggttacagatggccacataacggtcgtatgccatcacagccagcaggaggcaatCTACATGACCAAAAGTACCAAAGAGATACATTTGCACAGCGCAGGCATTGTACGAAATCCTTTTACTCTCGGCTAAGAAGTTCAGCAGCATCCTAGGGGAAATTATGGAGGAATAGCACAGATCAGAGAAAGACAAATTACcgaggaaaaagtacatgggggtgtggagaCGGGAGTCAATCTTGATTAACACGATCATCCCCAGATTCCCTACCAAGGTGACAATGTAGATCACTAGGAACAACACAAAGAGAGGGACCTGAAGCTCCGGACGATCTGTCAGTCCTGAGAGAAGGAACTCGGTCACCGTTGAGTGATTTCCCTTTTTCATCTCCTCCGAACCAAGACCAGGGAGCTGCAGTGACGTGGGCAGGCAGGTGGCTCAGGAATTCTATCCCCTCCCTagaaggagaggaagggaagaaattATGGAGGTTAGTTTCTTAGGGGACTCCCCTGCTGAATCAAGAAAAGGCCTTAGTCCACAGAGCCAGATGTTCAGAGCCGATCATTCCAGTTATCTGAAAAAATGGACACACAGCCGAAATGTAAGAACCAGTGGGTTAACTATGCCCCACACATGGGCATTGCTGTTCCTACACACAGCAGCGAACAGTGACTTCTGACTATTGCACTGAAATAGTCGGGCTGAAAACAAGGGGTGAGAGTTTGTGCCAAGTGGCGCTCTTCCCAATTCATACAAGGTGGGCTCTGCCATTTCAGTTCTGGGTTACTTAGTGTGATCATTAAGCCTGTTCAGGAAAATGAAAATGGTTTGCATTACTTGGTATGAAATCCCAGAGTCATAACATAATGCACACACTacaccacccccgcccccggcaccTGTAACCTGCTGCTTTCTCCAAAAGATGAGGGTTTTTTCCTTTAGCACAAGGCATGGAACATGATGCTTTGGCTTCCAAAGATCTTGGTTCAATCCCGGGTGATGACCACAGTGTCTGAATTTGTATGTAAGCATAATTCAGTCCAACTGCATGGACCTGCAGAAGACAGAGAGATATATCTTTGCTTCCCCCCTCAAGAGAAGCTGCTACACGGGAGAATTCAGGAGGTTTTACACTGTTCTTGGTGACCTGGGGGACCTGATCCCTGAAGCAATCGGGTTCACCAAGGTGCACAACACACAATTAAAACACACTGGGTCGGCCAAAGCTACTCCAAAGTAACTCGTACACTGGGGGTTTAATCTGTTGCACTCTTTGCTCCTTTTGTTATTAAACAGTCCCATGTCTGCACAGTTACCCAGGGCAGAGCTAGGGGTACGTTTCATTCTGATGCTTTCACTGTGCGCTGAGGGACGAGTGGCGTGGGTGTGATGACTATCATGGGCGTGGGGAGGAAAGGAGATTGAGGGAGAAAATGGGATGTCAATGAAGTTACCCCAGGGGAAGATCTCCAGGTCTCCAAATCCCTTCTTGTCTTACAAAATGACGTTGTCATCCTTCTTCCAACCCCATGATTCTAATTACAGCAAACACACCTAGGAATCGGTCTGCTATCCCACGCTGACCCCCATGCACCCTGATGAATAACAATATTAACCAGCAACAgctccttttttttattttttattctcccttctctcccctccctttcaCATCTCCCCATCTCTTTCCCCTAAGTCTTTCCATGGTGACTTTCTCCTCGCGTGATTTccattctccctgccccctctctcagGGCTAGATTGTCACAGTCCTTTCTCAGCAAGGGAGAATAAGGCCTTTCCCCTTGCCCCTTGCTCAATGATGCTCAAATCATGGATTCTGGCCATGATGGAAATGGCAGGGGCTGCTCACCCAATAGACCCCTCTGGAAGCAAGCAGGTAGGGGAGAACACAAGGAGTGGGAGGAACCTCCCCCACTAAGCATGACAGAAACTGTGATTGtttctaatatccaatctaaacctcccccactgcagcttgagaccattactcctcgttctgtcatctgctaccattgagaacagtctagagccatcctctttggattggatattaggaaaaactttttcctaagagggtggtgaaacactggaatgcgttacctagggaggtggtagaatctccttccttagaggtttttaaggtcaggcttgacaaagccctggctgggatgatttaactgggaattggtcctgcttcgagcagggggttggactagatgaccttctggggtcccttccaacccttatattctatgattctatgattctatgattctggtcTCCTTGGGTGGTGTAGCTACCCACTGACCCATACTCGGGGTAAATTGTAAGCTTAAAATCTAGAATTGCATCTCCTTCCATTCATCCCCTTTCCCATCTTCctactcctctctctttctctaactTGTCCATCTTCAGTGTTCTCCTCTCAGCTCCTTcaccctgcccccctctcctctTCTGCCTCTGGTTCTCAGCCactcccacctcctcctgtagctctcgcTCATCAGTGTCAGTGCCCTTTGGGATAGGGAATCTCTCTTGTCCAATAACATAAGTGTCTtcgaatcatagaagattagggttggaagagacctcaggaagtcatccagtccaatcccctgctcaaagcaggaccaaccccaactaaatcatcctatcccagccacggctttgtcaagctgggccttaaaaacctctaagggtggagattccaccacctcccgagggaacccatttcagtgcttccccaccctcctaatCAAACAGAGTTTCCTAacatccagcctagacctcccccacggcaacttgaggccattgcttcttgttctgttatctgccaccactgagaacagccaagctccatcctctttggaaaccccttcaggtaattgaaggctgctatcaaatccccgctcattcttctcttctgcatactaaataaccccagttccctcaacctctccttttAAGTCAAGAGCTTTAGTCTTGTGACATGACTCAGTTACAACACCATCAGCTCAAGAGCACGACAAAGTTGAATTATCTTCCTATAGAGCCCACAACTTGGTTATTTCTGTCGTACAGATGGGCCTTTACTGAACAATCACTGCCATGCAGAATGTCCTTGCAGCAGCCCCCTGTCCCTGGTCAAGCTAAGGAAGACAGAATGTGCATtcttgatttagttggtgttggtcccgTTTTGAGTAGGGGATCGGaataaatgacctcctgaggtctcttccaaccttaacattctatgattctaggatgatcccctgccttatagtgatgtCACACAGGAGAGCAAGGCTCTGTCAGaacctagattcatagattttcaggccagatgggacctttgtgatcatctagtctgactaccTGTACAACgtaggccagagaactgcccccaaatcattccgagagctgattttttttagaaaaaccaccaatcttgatttaaaaattgtccttgatggagaatccaccgcgacccttggtaaattgttccagtggttacttACCTTCACTCTTAAAATGggtgccttattttcagtctgaatttgctaATGGTGCAGCATGTCTTCAGAGAAGTCCTGTTATGGTGAATGAATGTCTCACGGTGGAAAGAGAAATAAGTCCCTCAACCACTTATGAATGTGAGGTGTGGGGTGAGGGTGGAATTGGGGAAAGCTCTGTCTCTTGTACTCTCAGAAAGACAGGCACCCTCCTTTCCACTGTGGGATGTTACCTTGCACTTCATATGATTTTCCAGGATGATCCAAATCCTTCCCCCCTTTCCGGCCCCCATGCACCAGGCTGGTAGCACAAAGGGGGCACAAAGCCAACCCAGTCACCAAGTTGAGAAGTCCCCTGCCATGGGTGAGTTGCTGGGTAACATAGAGTAGGGGTAGCCATATCTACACCATTAGCTCTAGCCGGTTGCCAGTttaggggtggggccagagaaaAGGGGGTGTGGACAGAGTGGCCTTGTGCTCTGTTGAGCTTTGCCCAGCACACTACAGCCTCATCCCAAAACAACAGTATTTAAATACACAAACCAACCAGCCCTCATGGGATGATATTCATTATTCTGGCAAAGAGCAAGAATTCTATTCAGTTTTACATCTTTCCCTCTAGGTGGCGATAGCACCACTAGGGATCCCCAGCTGTTGAGGGGCTGTCGATCCACTGTGACTCAGTGCAGCTCCGAGGCTGCCCTAAGTTGTAATGGGAGGGCTGAACTGAGCCATAGGCCGGCCCCAGGATTGGAGGCCACCAAGGTGCCCGGCTAAAGCCGTATTCATTTAGCAGATGTAAGAAAAAATAGCATTAAACAATGGCCCTGCccgataccagtcagctctgtgttcttggggaaccggggtgcagtatccagcctgtctgactcatgaggGACACTCTCTCccaccagcctctgcttgaaccaaaaccgatcagaagaaagacttacacgAAGCAataaaaggcagtgggagacacacctaaacccctcctgacaagggggacaggattaaggcaactcccctagcctcatctgcatcaaagacgggacagggaggcatctccattagcacacGGAATgcagaacagagattccaaggtaAGAACCGCACTGAGCTCTGGGACCAGAACAGCaggaagcaatgcatcatgggggaatctctgctccaggtgTTAATcaacctacgcctgcacacacccagcttaGCAGTTATCACACCAgttctagtaatgaatccttgattgatatccaaaatactagagctgcctaattgcattgtgaactCCCTGGAAGGACcccccatagccaggaatgatcacttcctattgtctagcctaaagaaaaccctggaGTCATCAGCATGAGCTTCAAATTAAGCATGTCTGCTTGCAGCATTGGGTCCTTAGCGAGCTACAATGGGGAGTACGTAGAAAATCACCAGCCAGTCATAACACCATCTACGAGCAGTGGATGGAAGTGATGAATCAATGCCACCAAAGAATTGCAGCTCTTTGCTAGGCTGGACTAAGGGGCTTGCTATGTGGAAGCCTGCCACAGAGCACAGTGGTAAAGAGCGCATCCAGGTCCAGCTAGCTGATTGGGACCTCACTCACAATGGTGACACAGGAAGAAGAACATTAGAGTGGAGGGAGAGGTCcatcttgacaggtgtttgtctaacctcttaTTGCATCCCTTGTTACTCCTTTGACTTCACAGGAGTTGCTCCTGACCTAGAGCAGGATAAGGGATATCCAAATGAGGCTGTACAGTGGGGTCTGCCTGAGAAAGCTTGACTCGTGGATCTTATCTGCACTAGGAAATTTACGACCTGCCAGATGCAATGCACGCTCTAATGAGActgggcacatctacactgcaaatcaAGTCTGAGATGCCCAAGGGTTTCCACTGCATTTTGTGTAATTAAACACTCTGGTAATGATTTTCAAATTAGATCATTTGGATGTCTCCCTTTTGGGGTATGGAACATGAGATGCCCTCACAGTGGCTGGGAGAGTGGTCAAGCAtattctgaaaatcagcccctttatcacagaatcatagaatcatagaatatcagggttggaagggacctcaggaggtcatctagtccaaccccctgctcaaagcaggaccgatccccaattaaatcatcccagccagggctttgccaagcctgaccttaaaaacttctaaggaaggagattccaccacctccctaggtaacgcattccagtgtttcaccaccctcctagtgaaaaagtttttcctaatatccaacctaaatctcccccactgcaacttgagaccattactccttcttctgtcatctgctaccactgagaacagtctagagccatcctctttggaaccccctttcaggtagttgaaagcagctatcaaatcccccctccttcttctcttctgcagactaaacatccccagttccctcagcctctcctcataactcatgtgttccagtcccctaatcatttttgttgccctccgctggactctttccagtttttctacatccttcttgtagcgtggggcccaaaactggacacagtactgcagatgaggcctcaccaatgttgaatagaggggaacgatcatgtccctcgatctgctggcaatgcccctacttatacatcccaaaatgccattggccttcttagcaacaagggcacactgttgactcatatccagcttcttgtccactgtaatctctaggtccttttctgcagaactgctactgagccattcggtccctagtctgtagcggtgcattggattcttccttcctaagtgcaggactctgcatttgtccttgttgaacctcatcagatttcttttggcccaatcctccaatttgtctagatccctctggatcctatccctaccctccagcgtatctccctctcctcccagtttagtgtcatctgcaaacttgctgagggtgcaatccacaccattctcaagatcatttatgaagatattgaacaaaaccggccccaggaccgacccttggggcactccacttgatattggctgccaactagacatggagtcattgatcactacccgttgagcccgacaatctagccagctttctatccaccttatagtccattcatccagcccatacttctttaacttgctggcaagaatactgtgggagaccgtgtcaaaagctttgctaaagtctaggaacaacatgtccactgctttcccttcatccacagagccagttatctcgtcatagaaggcaattagattagtcaggcatgacttgcccttggtgaatccatgctgactgttcctgatcactttcctctcctctaagtgcttcagaattgattccttgaggacctgctccatgattttccagggatcgaggtgaggctgactggcctgtagttcccaggatcctcctcaaGCTGTCTCAAGCTGAGCACCCCAACAATTTAAGGCACAAGGCACTCTTTACAGTCTTGGTCTCCACGCCGGGCAGTGTATGTCGTGATTTCAGATGGGCTGCAATCCCCCCTAGGAATAACAAGGTCTATAACAATACTGCAAAGTATTAGCAGGGTTGAAGGTGCTATCACCACCTAGTGGGAAAAATGTAAAACTGAACATAATTCTTGCTGTATTATCCTGTTCGGGTGGGGTTTGTTTGCTTGCCTGCAGAAGTACTGTTGTTGTGGTCTGAGCCTTCATGCAAACACATAATTCTGTGCCGCACATCCAGCAAAGGAAAGGCCTTGTTCTCTCTTAAGAAGCTGAGCAACATCTTGGGAACGATGGCGGAAGAGTAGCAGAGGTCACAGAAGGACAAGTGActgaggaagaagtacatgggggtgtgaagctGGGGCTCGATCTTGCTTTTCACCCCACTTTTTACCCCACTTTCATGGGAAAAAactcccacttcttcagatgcataagaagtgggattttttacccacgaaagcttatgcccaaataaaatctgcaagtctttaaggtgccaccagactcccccTTAGTTAATATGAAATGACAAGTCCGAAAAACAGATATTGTGTCTGCTTTAGAGGCTACATTATAGGAATGTCACACCTAACTTAAGACCCTTTGAACATTTTTTCTTGTACAATTTTCCCTGGATTTCTTTAATGTGGCAATAGTAGGAGGGTGTTGGCCAGACATGGAGGACAGAGATGTGCCCTGACTTCTTCTATGATGTCTGAAGATATGGATGGATCAGGGTTGTTAGTGACGTAGGAAATTGAAAGAACAGAGTGAGGGGCAGAAGAGGGGCTAATTGTCTGTATTggggagcccgtctctgcccttCGTTTCTCCATCACAACCCAAATTTCTGGAGCACAGGAGCCTGTGTACCTCTCCATCTACTTTGTGTTTCTTGCTCATTGACTGGGAgctctctggccccacccctcattcctgctcccatttccctgaGGCCAGAAAGAGATGGCTGAAGCATTGCTTTAGCACAGCTCCAAATCTGTGTTCATGGCTTGGTTGGGAGAGTATGATCTAGGCTACATCATGACCCTTATAGTTCTTCTGGTGAGGTCTCTATTGTTAGAGAAACATAAAGACTTGACCTAAATTGGTACTAATCACAGAGGTCCTGTCTAGAATGATTATTCAAAGGCCAATATCTGTTGTGCGTGAACAGCCATTAGTTGTCTTCAGTTAAGACCTGATCCAGTGTCTGGATTTTTGCTCCAGATGATATTGTGACAACTGTGACACAGGGCCAGGCCTGTGACAAAACCGGAGCAATGAGATTTCACCCAGTATTAGTTCTCAAAGATACCCTGGCTGCACTAGATGATTAGAGTTGGGAGGAAATGCCTGGTGACATGGCCACTGCTGCTTACATTCCAGGATGCCGCTTGTATTCCACCCCATGTTCAGTGTGGGACCCCCACTGGTGTGGAAGAGGAACCCAGAAACTTTGGGAAGTCTAGCAGAACCACTGGTGCTGGGACTTCCTGCTTCGCGCTCCAGCCCCTTGACGCCATTCAGAGTGAAAGTGTAGCCCACGGGGCAATGTGCATATCTGACCTTCCTAGGTGCCAACGTGTCTCTTTAGTTCAAGCTGTACCAGCTTCTGCCTTTACTTATGGAGATCCCTGATTAAACTCATCATGTGTCAGTCCAGATGTAAGCGGTCACAAAAGCAGGATTGGAACCAGGTGGTCAAGGATATAGACTGTATTTTTCCTTCATATATCTTTACAATCTCTGTACGTGGGGAGCAGGAAATAAGGCTAGATACCCTCTCTTCTACTTACACAGTATTCCACATATTTCTCCATTATGAGAGATGAGTGACGTTAACCACTCCTACGGCAACAAGATGGTGGGTCCCAAAAGCTCAATTGTGACCATAGCACACAAGAGAAGCCAGGCGACATGATCAAACAGTGACAGTGATCCTTGGGAAATTTGCCCTTTTTTGCCAAGTGAATCATTCGTGAATGCAACCCTGATTTTTTTTGACTATATTTGGTAATTCTGAAGAATACATTCAAATGTTCAGATGGGTAATTTTCACTTctggtttcagaggggcagctgtgttagtctgtagcagcaaaaacagcaaggagtcctcgtggcaccttagagactaacaaagttattttggCATAATCACAAACTATTCACTTGGACTCTTCTGTCGTTGTATTGAGTGTAAGAGGTTGATGGCCTGACGATCCCTTCCCAGGGGCAGGCTTAGGTAAAGTCCCGCTGTCCCAGTCATGACTGCAACCAATGCCCCTTATACCCCATTTCCAGACAAAAGCCAGGTGAACTAAGGGAGGAACCTATCCACATAACATCTCAGAGACCTAGCTCACCAGCTGCTGCTGTACTTGGACTTCACAGATCGGGGAAGTCATTTCCCCAGATCCAGGGTGTCCAATCAGCTAAGGACCTGACTGAGCCATCCTACTCAATTGTCATTTGTAGCCCCCAAAATGTATCCCCCACTGCCTGGGGTTGCCAATTCCTGACCACGCTTTGCACCAAGGCTCACAAACTGACCTGCCCATAATGACCACCCTAGAAAGCCCAACCTTGGTGTCCCCCTCTCTGAAAAGCTGTAGATCATCGGCGTTGCTCTTCTATTCATCCATTGCTGACGCCGTCCACCCCATTCCTGTCCCTGGCCCAGCCATCTGGTTAGCCCTCCCTCCTAGCACAGCGTCCCCTGGGATTGAAAGGTGCTGCAATTGCACAACCTGTTTCCGTGGGGGCAGAAGAAATAACAGCAACTCCGGCAACACCAGGCCGGCAGCAGAAGCAGTAATCTGCCGAGcttccaaaactcccattgctcaGCCCTGCATTAACTCCTCTAGTGTATTCCCATAGGACTTGCCCAAGACTGTTACAATCTGTTGGCTCTTCAGGCGCACGTGTGTAATGAGTTAGTGAGGTCTCAGTACAGTTCCTGACTGGGCAGGTGTCAGCTAAGCAAAAGCCACCATCACAACTCGCACCAGGTGTCCCCCCCCGAATTCTGGGGGCTGAATTCCCCAGTCCGATAGCAGCTGTCAGGGGTGGGTTCTTGCATAGTCATGGCTGAGACACattttgggggaattttttttgTCTGCGTTTTGGGCACCTGGTCTCATAATAACTGTGGAACATTCACTCTCCAGCTCTGTCAGTCCAACCCCTCTCTCGAGCCTCgatacattttaaatacagaaCAACCATCAAAACATGaatggaaaatggaaaacatGTTCCTCAAAGGGGAGAGTTTAATTGGACTGAGCCAGTGCTAGGGTCCCAGTCAAATGCCCACTGAAATCGATAGGAAGATTCCTATTAACGTCAATGGGtgtaaggccagatttttaaggatatttaaaattaatgtgacttaggcacctaagtacctttcaaaatctggcccctttgtgctttaatttctttgtaagaaaagaaaaaggaaaggaaaacaaactctCAGAAATAGGGCTTATCGGTGGAAGGAGCAAAGACTACAGTCCTAGTGGAAGACTAATTATATTTCAGCAAATTCTTCTATTTAGTGCAAGATGAAGGATGCATTAGAGATTCACAGGACAGACCGACAGCTGGGATGGTTACATTGGCTTCATTGTCAAAGCTTTctgagattttttgttttgttttttttttatttctgctaCTTTAACTTGCTCCTGAATAAAAGTCCTTCAGGGGCAATCAGCTTAAGAACCTACAGAGAAGCCTGGTTCCTACAGGGCTATTTAAAGTGTGGCATTGGCCACACTCAGTAAAGAGTTTGTTGCCAGATGATGTTTAAACCTCATCCCCAGGCCGGAAATGAGACCCATTCTTAGGGTCCCTCTATGCAATCCAGAAGTCA
The nucleotide sequence above comes from Caretta caretta isolate rCarCar2 chromosome 6, rCarCar1.hap1, whole genome shotgun sequence. Encoded proteins:
- the LOC125638121 gene encoding olfactory receptor 5G9-like, whose amino-acid sequence is MKKGNHSTVTEFLLSGLTDRPELQVPLFVLFLVIYIVTLVGNLGMIVLIKIDSRLHTPMYFFLGNLSFSDLCYSSIISPRMLLNFLAESKRISYNACAVQMYLFGTFGHVDCLLLAVMAYDRYVAICNPLLYTVTMSRWLCHQLVAGVYAVGLLDSMVHTVFTFRLSFCSSNAINHFLCDVPPVLSLSCSDTRVNEIVMFVSTGCLVVSSIVIILLSYAYIIITILRIRSAEGRRKAFSTCTSHLTAVAMFHGSLLFMYFRPSTSYSLDTDKIASVFYTAVIPMLNPLIYSLRNKEVKDAHWKVMHKLLTFS